Proteins encoded in a region of the Streptomyces violaceoruber genome:
- a CDS encoding SAM-dependent methyltransferase, translating to MTTDHTQPPQIDTGRAHPARVYDWLLGGKDNYPVDEAVGETLPPEARDAARQNRAFMNRAVAHLAARGIDQFLDIGTGIPTEPNLHQIVQRTVPAARVVYADNDPIVLRHAEALLVSSPEGATDYIQADVREPGEIVRHARGILDFDRPIALSLIALMHFVPDDQDAHGIVRGLVETLPAGSHLVLSHAALDLFPELAEQVIAQYAKGGIRLGFRTRAEVARFFDGLELVPPGLVTATEWYGEGLEPPAPEASGIYAGVARIP from the coding sequence GCGGCAAGGACAACTACCCGGTCGACGAGGCGGTGGGCGAGACCCTGCCGCCCGAGGCGCGGGACGCGGCGCGGCAGAACCGCGCGTTCATGAACCGCGCGGTCGCACACCTCGCCGCGCGGGGCATCGACCAGTTCCTGGACATCGGCACGGGCATCCCGACCGAGCCGAACCTGCACCAGATCGTCCAGCGGACGGTGCCGGCGGCCCGGGTCGTCTACGCCGACAACGACCCGATCGTGCTGCGGCACGCGGAGGCCCTGCTGGTCAGCAGTCCCGAGGGGGCCACGGACTACATCCAGGCCGATGTCCGCGAGCCCGGGGAGATCGTGCGGCACGCCCGCGGGATCCTGGACTTCGACCGGCCGATCGCACTGTCGCTGATCGCCCTGATGCACTTCGTCCCCGACGACCAGGACGCCCACGGAATCGTCCGGGGTCTGGTCGAGACCCTCCCCGCGGGCAGCCACCTGGTCCTCTCGCACGCCGCGCTCGACCTCTTCCCCGAGCTGGCGGAGCAGGTGATCGCCCAGTACGCCAAGGGCGGCATCCGTCTCGGCTTCCGCACCCGGGCGGAGGTCGCCCGCTTCTTCGACGGTCTGGAACTGGTGCCGCCCGGCCTGGTCACGGCCACCGAGTGGTACGGCGAGGGCCTGGAGCCGCCCGCGCCCGAGGCGAGCGGCATCTACGCGGGCGTGGCGCGCATCCCCTGA
- a CDS encoding spore photoproduct lyase family protein, with translation MHDPSTAPDDGFGTLFGLDALTPGPPPVAGPRFRDSAAARRLLPVREIHAEPAAAASPRGRQILARFPDARVVEVDSHWGIPGLHGNEGNVERWVRVKGETLVLGERKTLATRPNGRSADWIAPGASNGCAMACAYCYVPRRKGYANPVTVFTNIERIVAHLGRHIARQGPKREPNQCDTEAWVYDIGENGDCSVDALICDNTADLVRAFRQWPTAKASFATKFVNPDLLALDPRGRTRVRFSLMPPDDSRLLDVRTSPVAERIAAAGDFLEAGYEVHFNLSPVVLRPGWEEAWAQLLRQLDDVLPDRVKRQAAAEVIMLTHNLGLHEVNLGWHPRAEEVLWRPEVQQAKRSENGALNVRYRADVKAGAVARLRALVAAHAPWLRIRYAF, from the coding sequence ATGCACGACCCGTCCACCGCGCCGGACGACGGCTTCGGCACGCTGTTCGGCCTGGACGCCCTCACGCCCGGTCCGCCGCCCGTCGCCGGACCGCGCTTCCGGGACTCCGCGGCCGCCCGCCGGCTGCTGCCGGTGCGGGAGATCCACGCCGAGCCGGCGGCGGCCGCCTCCCCGCGCGGCCGGCAGATCCTCGCCCGGTTCCCGGACGCCCGGGTGGTCGAGGTGGACTCCCACTGGGGCATCCCGGGGCTGCACGGCAACGAGGGCAACGTCGAGCGCTGGGTGCGCGTGAAGGGCGAGACGCTCGTCCTGGGCGAGCGCAAGACGCTGGCCACCCGGCCCAACGGCCGCTCCGCGGACTGGATCGCGCCGGGCGCCTCCAACGGCTGCGCGATGGCCTGTGCCTACTGCTACGTGCCGCGCCGCAAGGGGTACGCCAACCCCGTCACCGTCTTCACCAACATCGAGCGGATCGTCGCCCACCTCGGCCGGCACATCGCCCGGCAGGGGCCCAAGCGCGAGCCGAACCAGTGCGACACCGAGGCCTGGGTCTACGACATCGGTGAGAACGGCGACTGCTCGGTGGACGCTCTGATCTGCGACAACACCGCGGACCTGGTGCGCGCCTTCCGGCAGTGGCCGACGGCCAAGGCCTCCTTCGCGACGAAGTTCGTCAATCCCGACCTGCTCGCCCTGGACCCGCGCGGCCGGACCCGGGTCCGCTTCTCCCTGATGCCGCCGGACGACTCCCGGCTGCTGGACGTGCGCACCTCGCCCGTCGCCGAGCGCATCGCCGCGGCCGGCGACTTCCTGGAGGCCGGTTACGAGGTGCACTTCAACCTCTCCCCCGTCGTGCTGCGGCCGGGCTGGGAGGAGGCCTGGGCCCAGTTGCTGCGGCAGCTCGACGACGTCCTGCCCGACCGGGTCAAGCGGCAGGCCGCCGCCGAGGTGATCATGCTGACCCACAACCTGGGCCTGCACGAGGTCAACCTGGGCTGGCACCCCCGCGCCGAGGAGGTGCTGTGGCGGCCGGAGGTCCAGCAGGCCAAGCGCTCGGAGAACGGTGCGCTCAACGTGCGCTACCGGGCGGACGTCAAGGCCGGAGCGGTGGCCCGGCTCCGGGCGCTGGTCGCCGCCCACGCGCCCTGGCTGCGGATCCGTTACGCCTTCTGA
- a CDS encoding MSMEG_1061 family FMN-dependent PPOX-type flavoprotein, producing MPHTTVTTGDRPDAATATATATEEGWVELDSRAHLRELLGEPWPLVIDKVHDRLTDDDRDILARSPFCLLATSDAGGNCDVSPRGDVPGFTHVLDSRTLALPDRAGNRRGDSFHNVLDNPHAGLLYLIPGGKEVLRVNGRARILTDAPFFDAMARGGRRPDLALLLEIDEIYLHCPMSLNRAGLWNSGSAQAS from the coding sequence TTGCCGCACACGACCGTCACGACCGGAGACCGGCCGGACGCCGCCACCGCCACCGCCACCGCCACCGAGGAGGGCTGGGTCGAACTCGACTCGCGCGCGCACCTGCGTGAGCTGCTGGGCGAACCCTGGCCCCTCGTCATCGACAAGGTGCACGACCGGCTCACGGACGACGACCGGGACATCCTGGCCCGCTCCCCCTTCTGCCTCCTGGCGACCTCCGACGCGGGCGGCAACTGCGACGTGTCGCCGCGCGGCGACGTACCCGGCTTCACCCACGTCCTCGACTCCCGCACCCTCGCCCTGCCGGACCGGGCGGGCAACCGACGCGGGGACAGCTTCCACAACGTCCTCGACAATCCGCACGCCGGTCTGCTCTACCTGATCCCCGGCGGCAAGGAGGTGCTCCGGGTCAACGGCCGGGCCCGCATCCTCACCGACGCCCCCTTCTTCGACGCGATGGCGCGCGGCGGACGGCGTCCGGACCTCGCCCTGCTCCTGGAGATCGACGAGATCTACCTCCACTGCCCGATGTCCCTGAACCGGGCAGGACTGTGGAACTCCGGTTCCGCGCAAGCGAGTTGA
- the cdtA gene encoding siderophore ABC transporter ATP-binding protein CdtA, translating into MRSGEDAAGTPRLRGHELSATGVTVAYDGVDVVHDAGVRLRPGEVTVLVGPNGSGKSTLLRTVARLQRARSATLSLDGATDGLALTSREFSRYVALLTQGRPTPGGLTVRDVVEFGRYPYRGRWGRPDPDGPAAVERALALTGVDGLADRGADHLSGGQLQRVWLASCLAQETGVLLLDEPTTYLDLRYQVELLDLIRDLADDHGIAVGVVLHDLDQAAAVADRITLLEAGRIVADGPPEDVLTPERLTAVYGIRIDVDTDPLTGRLRTRPIGRHHIRTPRTRTPERLGTTS; encoded by the coding sequence GTGAGATCAGGTGAAGACGCAGCCGGTACCCCGCGCCTGCGCGGACACGAGCTTTCGGCCACGGGCGTGACCGTCGCGTACGACGGAGTCGATGTCGTGCACGACGCGGGGGTCAGGCTCAGGCCCGGCGAAGTGACCGTCCTGGTGGGCCCGAACGGCAGTGGGAAGTCGACGCTGCTGCGGACCGTCGCCCGGCTGCAGCGGGCCCGCAGTGCCACGCTCAGCCTGGACGGCGCCACCGACGGGCTGGCGCTGACGTCCCGTGAGTTCTCGCGGTACGTCGCCCTGCTGACGCAGGGCCGTCCGACGCCCGGCGGGCTGACCGTGCGGGACGTCGTCGAGTTCGGCCGCTACCCGTACCGGGGCCGCTGGGGACGGCCCGATCCGGACGGCCCCGCCGCCGTCGAGCGGGCGCTCGCGCTCACCGGCGTCGACGGCCTCGCCGACCGCGGCGCGGACCACCTCTCCGGCGGGCAGTTGCAGCGGGTGTGGCTCGCGAGCTGTCTCGCCCAGGAGACCGGCGTACTGCTCCTGGACGAACCCACGACCTACCTGGACCTGCGCTACCAGGTCGAACTCCTCGACCTGATCCGCGATCTGGCGGACGACCACGGCATCGCCGTCGGTGTCGTCCTGCACGACCTCGACCAGGCGGCGGCCGTCGCCGACCGGATCACGCTCCTCGAAGCGGGCCGGATCGTCGCCGACGGCCCGCCCGAGGACGTGCTGACGCCGGAGCGGCTCACCGCCGTCTACGGCATCCGGATCGACGTCGACACCGACCCCCTGACCGGCCGGCTGCGCACCCGCCCGATCGGCCGCCACCACATACGCACCCCCCGCACACGAACTCCCGAAAGGCTCGGCACCACCTCATGA
- the cdtB gene encoding siderophore ABC transporter substrate-binding protein CdtB: MRRLLLTAAATTAAALTLAACGTTEPAADKAEKKASEAITLKDGKGTEVKLDGPATKVVATEWNVVESLVSLGVDPVGVADVKGYKTWDSAVPLKNEPKDIGTRGEPSMDTVASLAPDLIVATTDLAPAAVKQLREVAPVIEVKSADGTGQIDRMLENVDLIAEATGTTDRAKSLREGFETKVAEGKKALADAGMAGKDIAFADGYVASNQVSIRPYTATSLIGEVNEAVGLKNAWTVKGDEAYGLGATDVEGLTKLPEDTQFAYIGNDDDPSATPFTGELAKNPVWKSLPFVKAGDVHRLDDGIWMFGGPGSMEAYIDAVVGALTK; the protein is encoded by the coding sequence ATGAGACGCCTCCTGCTCACCGCGGCCGCCACCACCGCCGCGGCGCTCACCCTGGCCGCCTGCGGCACCACCGAACCCGCCGCCGACAAGGCGGAGAAGAAGGCCTCCGAGGCGATCACGCTCAAGGACGGCAAGGGCACCGAGGTGAAGCTCGACGGGCCGGCCACCAAGGTCGTCGCCACCGAGTGGAACGTCGTCGAGAGCCTCGTCTCGCTCGGGGTGGACCCGGTCGGCGTCGCGGACGTCAAGGGCTACAAGACCTGGGACAGCGCCGTTCCGCTCAAGAACGAGCCCAAGGACATCGGCACCCGCGGCGAGCCGAGCATGGACACCGTCGCCTCCCTCGCCCCGGACCTCATCGTCGCCACCACGGACCTCGCCCCGGCCGCCGTGAAGCAGCTGCGCGAGGTCGCGCCGGTGATCGAGGTGAAGTCCGCCGACGGCACCGGCCAGATCGACCGGATGCTGGAGAACGTCGACCTCATCGCCGAGGCCACCGGCACCACGGACCGGGCGAAGTCGCTGCGCGAGGGCTTCGAGACCAAGGTCGCCGAGGGCAAGAAGGCCCTGGCCGACGCCGGGATGGCCGGCAAGGACATCGCCTTCGCGGACGGCTACGTCGCCTCCAACCAGGTCTCGATCCGCCCCTACACCGCGACCTCGCTCATCGGCGAGGTCAACGAGGCCGTCGGTCTGAAGAACGCCTGGACGGTGAAGGGCGACGAGGCCTACGGTCTCGGCGCCACCGACGTCGAGGGCCTGACCAAGCTCCCCGAGGACACCCAGTTCGCCTACATCGGCAACGACGACGACCCCAGCGCCACTCCCTTCACCGGTGAGCTGGCCAAGAACCCGGTGTGGAAGTCCCTGCCGTTCGTGAAGGCCGGGGACGTGCACCGCCTCGACGACGGCATCTGGATGTTCGGCGGTCCCGGGTCGATGGAGGCGTACATCGACGCCGTCGTCGGCGCGCTGACGAAGTAG